A stretch of the Archangium violaceum genome encodes the following:
- a CDS encoding NACHT domain-containing protein, which translates to MAKTHIRVDSVRASRDGHEYHEAWVARKCLGLLLSQDDLVGVAIEGFSADDEVSKDATEIADAVLYYGRHASFVHATRVVVVQVKYSKAAELTPFRAADAKKTVEKFAKTYRAHVRKHGVAKTRAKLRFELVTNRPILAELEHAVQGLAAGTVLRGTAAAQAKQLQAAARLYGKELVEFAHRLQFAGLTGDLQASKRDLATALSDWTAARDSLARLRLNEIRKLARDKAGLASEQRNVISRSDLLAALEIGHEDELLPCPASFPDVGAVVAREQLADTATCIPGLDRPLVIHADGGVGKTVFLRSLASQLESAHEVVLFDCFGMGQYRAPSDARHLPGRGLLHIVNRLACRGLCDPLLPGTYNDEDLIRTVRSRLTQAAATSARGTSGRQLILLLDAIDNAGEHATAQDETSFPRLLLRELATAGRIAGMQLVVSARSHRRAAATGGVDCAELKLLPFSLEESRAFLRPRVKRLTEARLQVAQSRSRGNGRILEHLAKDNADLLAPSEIDKVIQLDDLLRKKIQDALREAEKQGYRDGAIHSFLAGLATLPPPVPIREFAEANGLSEGAANSFATDLADLLEHTKHGIMFRDEPTETLIRETYGVDEAALRALVKNLLAMQERSLYAATTLPNLLKQLGDGDQLFDLAFDPRVPTSIASAAGKQAIRQARLRAAVAFAAKHEDSDRLVPLLVELSTLAAINQRGTTYLLDHPDLTMAVGDSDALRRMFEARTAWPGSRHARLAIAHVLAGDLADAHRHAQRLVEWRHHYFEQPEGHLFQQERPTAMDMAAIPLCMLARGDGKDAARDLNGWRDWYAYEVAAQCLALARAGEAKGLISPQAVRELLTPTLAKPSVLAAAVAYAEGDEDLQRQLLSDLAARSATMDVGETHHRPQERPILLGLLRAATVAAVRGLHAESSAIATAIALPTPALYTFMDQWWIGDVYPYVAIQVLKALAQGRAPEECDLLPAELAPISASLTPGLRGQPYCDALKQALQASVKKGTDADSPKSLSYETKSSAERFLDGRLSSLLRIATAFAHAVKPSSGQADGRLKPLVDVWFELRSQSDHYYGDTAAQRQHDAIGVRLITLALAVEPDFATEEVTQFVEAVSAPGVTNAGTLVEVVGILAARARHHVLAGQTAIKARRAIEREDEVGQRATLFARLARAMGSASGSEAISYFLQGLEQLDAIGSGDWEFVSQLMHFSCTLQGKGIPDADSHTLSNICELNLGEAHKFDWASYGAALAKASGVKGIARLARWEDRNRISLNYTLLPYLKALLDNHQIDPAIALTMLRVSDPVELWSCGTEQFVEALEARGASPTIVTELIEQYQHNNPSPFGSNAPRALSHWASRVLGKGAAHAVGLSAAAMSIEATTHEYNELNNWRPPSPGVDPQEQQAVAAAEAAAVDALAQDTNPLDELSLARALEALEGITGWGRRDVKLLELLRVRVAFADWPRYIELIARQPSLDLYAKAHELEACQKAWSPASAAVPKALTAAADWIVRENADEFVSSGQVSPWQLKRITELTGVDAHALTLALLQEYSRPGTDVPAAVWLSFAAGFNDTSAAGVGQAALTRLLASGAAKLAALVEDGAWNKRLYPPDDSLQVAAGLIWFALGSGNAERRWMAAHSLRTAVRLGRADVLDAVVARFDERDAGAFGAPELPFYYLHAQLWLLIALARIALEAPQAVAAHRAFLERTALDTADPHVLRQHFARAALLACQDAGQLRLSSVLRKALEQVNRSPFALQVTREYHGGSFYESRPADRPAPEPELHFDYDFDKSDVSGLSALFGRTRWDTHDAMTAWVRQHDRRITHMHESGGRSGHRREGRRAVTDQHHTYGEQLCWHALHAVAGQFLAQYPITRRPYDDGCPWHAWIRRRVLTRDDGLWLADGTEWQPVATRVTLRELGEGSVRMTADPAKLRALLGIDADVSEWLVIDGNWYSVEGIEIEVRSALIPSAQSDQAAMELAREEPFRAYLPYELEEDNLRPSQPLSVPWIVQPHAEGGIDETDALGVIGAAQRSRPSADIIAFGALQLLPRRLVDGDVSTLADGLSLVALSPHWEMGRGSGRGGPGVAKGRRPTLMREGTG; encoded by the coding sequence GTGGCAAAAACTCACATTCGCGTTGACAGCGTCAGAGCCTCCCGGGACGGCCATGAGTACCACGAGGCGTGGGTCGCTCGAAAATGCCTGGGCCTGCTGCTCTCCCAGGATGATTTGGTGGGCGTGGCCATCGAAGGTTTCTCTGCCGACGATGAGGTGTCCAAGGACGCCACCGAAATCGCGGACGCCGTCTTGTACTACGGTCGACACGCGTCCTTTGTGCACGCGACCCGGGTCGTCGTCGTCCAGGTGAAGTATTCGAAGGCGGCCGAACTCACGCCCTTTCGCGCCGCAGATGCCAAGAAGACCGTCGAGAAATTTGCGAAGACCTACCGCGCGCACGTTCGCAAGCATGGCGTCGCCAAAACTCGCGCCAAGCTTCGCTTCGAGTTGGTCACTAATCGCCCGATCCTGGCCGAACTCGAACACGCAGTGCAGGGGCTGGCGGCGGGCACCGTGCTGCGCGGAACCGCGGCCGCCCAGGCCAAGCAACTCCAGGCGGCGGCGCGCCTGTACGGAAAGGAGCTGGTCGAGTTCGCCCATCGGCTCCAGTTCGCCGGTCTGACCGGCGATCTGCAAGCGAGCAAGCGCGACCTAGCGACGGCCCTATCCGACTGGACAGCCGCGCGAGATTCCCTGGCACGGCTGCGGCTCAACGAGATCCGCAAGCTGGCCCGCGACAAGGCCGGCCTCGCGAGCGAACAGCGCAATGTCATTTCGCGCAGTGATCTGTTGGCGGCATTGGAGATCGGTCACGAGGACGAACTGCTGCCGTGTCCGGCGAGCTTCCCGGACGTGGGGGCGGTTGTGGCCCGGGAACAGCTGGCGGACACGGCGACGTGTATCCCGGGTCTGGATCGGCCGTTGGTGATCCACGCCGATGGCGGCGTGGGCAAGACGGTCTTCCTCCGTTCGCTCGCGAGCCAGCTCGAGTCCGCGCACGAGGTCGTGTTGTTCGATTGCTTCGGCATGGGCCAGTACCGGGCGCCGAGCGACGCGCGGCACCTGCCAGGGCGTGGCCTACTGCATATCGTCAATCGGCTGGCCTGCCGCGGCCTTTGCGATCCTCTGCTCCCCGGGACCTACAACGACGAGGATCTCATCCGGACGGTGCGCTCGCGCTTGACGCAGGCGGCGGCAACCAGCGCCCGCGGCACCTCGGGCCGCCAGCTCATCCTGCTTCTCGATGCGATCGATAACGCTGGCGAGCACGCCACGGCGCAAGACGAAACCTCGTTCCCGCGCTTGTTGTTGCGCGAACTGGCCACGGCCGGACGCATCGCCGGCATGCAACTGGTGGTCAGCGCGCGCAGCCATCGCCGGGCTGCCGCGACGGGCGGCGTCGACTGCGCCGAGTTGAAGCTGCTGCCCTTCAGCCTTGAGGAGTCCCGCGCGTTCTTGCGCCCGCGGGTGAAGCGATTGACGGAAGCCCGCTTGCAGGTGGCCCAGTCGCGTTCGCGAGGCAATGGGCGCATCCTCGAACATCTCGCCAAGGACAACGCCGATCTCCTCGCGCCATCCGAAATCGACAAGGTCATCCAACTCGATGACCTGCTGCGAAAGAAGATCCAGGATGCCTTGCGCGAAGCCGAAAAGCAGGGCTACCGCGACGGCGCGATCCACTCGTTCCTGGCGGGCCTGGCCACCTTGCCGCCGCCGGTGCCGATTCGAGAGTTCGCCGAGGCCAATGGCCTGTCTGAGGGCGCGGCCAACAGCTTTGCCACTGACTTGGCCGACCTGCTGGAGCACACCAAGCACGGGATCATGTTCCGCGACGAGCCGACCGAAACGCTGATCCGTGAAACCTACGGAGTCGACGAGGCTGCGCTACGCGCGTTGGTGAAGAACCTGCTGGCGATGCAGGAGCGCTCGCTATACGCCGCGACGACTTTGCCCAACCTGCTCAAGCAGTTGGGCGATGGCGACCAGCTGTTCGACCTGGCCTTCGATCCGCGCGTACCGACCTCGATCGCCAGTGCGGCAGGAAAGCAGGCGATCCGGCAGGCGCGGCTGCGCGCCGCGGTCGCCTTTGCGGCCAAACACGAAGACAGCGACCGGCTGGTGCCGCTGCTGGTGGAGTTGTCGACCCTTGCTGCGATTAATCAGCGGGGCACGACGTATCTCCTCGACCATCCTGACTTGACGATGGCCGTGGGCGATAGCGACGCGCTGCGCCGGATGTTCGAAGCACGCACCGCTTGGCCGGGGTCGCGCCATGCGCGACTGGCGATCGCGCACGTGTTGGCTGGTGACCTGGCCGATGCGCACCGGCACGCCCAGCGGCTGGTCGAATGGCGGCACCACTACTTCGAGCAGCCCGAAGGGCATCTTTTCCAGCAAGAGCGGCCCACGGCTATGGACATGGCCGCTATTCCCTTGTGCATGCTAGCGCGCGGGGATGGCAAGGACGCCGCGCGCGACCTGAACGGATGGCGAGATTGGTACGCCTACGAGGTCGCGGCGCAGTGCCTTGCACTCGCGCGTGCAGGCGAAGCGAAAGGGCTCATCTCCCCACAGGCTGTTCGTGAACTGCTGACGCCCACGCTCGCCAAGCCCAGCGTGCTGGCCGCTGCTGTGGCCTACGCCGAAGGGGATGAAGACCTGCAACGCCAGCTCCTTTCCGATCTTGCGGCTCGCAGTGCGACAATGGATGTAGGAGAGACGCACCATAGACCGCAAGAGCGCCCGATCCTCCTGGGCCTGCTTCGGGCCGCCACGGTGGCCGCAGTGCGTGGTCTGCACGCCGAATCGAGCGCGATCGCTACCGCTATCGCCCTGCCGACGCCGGCGCTGTACACGTTCATGGATCAATGGTGGATCGGCGACGTCTATCCGTACGTGGCCATCCAGGTCCTCAAGGCCCTGGCGCAAGGCCGGGCGCCCGAAGAGTGCGATCTTCTGCCGGCCGAACTTGCGCCTATCAGTGCGTCCCTGACGCCGGGCCTTCGCGGCCAGCCCTACTGCGATGCGCTCAAACAAGCCCTGCAGGCGAGCGTGAAGAAGGGCACCGACGCCGATTCCCCCAAGTCCCTGAGCTACGAGACCAAATCCTCCGCCGAGCGATTTCTCGACGGCCGCCTATCGTCCTTGCTGCGCATCGCGACTGCCTTCGCCCATGCGGTGAAGCCGAGCTCCGGCCAGGCGGACGGTCGGCTCAAACCCCTCGTGGATGTCTGGTTTGAACTGCGCTCACAGAGCGACCACTACTACGGGGACACTGCGGCGCAACGTCAGCACGATGCGATCGGCGTGCGCCTGATCACCCTCGCGCTTGCTGTCGAGCCGGACTTCGCGACCGAGGAGGTCACGCAGTTCGTCGAGGCGGTGAGCGCGCCCGGCGTCACCAACGCGGGTACCCTTGTCGAGGTAGTCGGGATTCTGGCCGCACGCGCTCGCCACCACGTGCTGGCCGGCCAGACTGCGATCAAAGCGCGCCGGGCGATCGAGCGCGAGGACGAGGTGGGACAGCGAGCAACGCTATTTGCCCGCTTGGCCCGGGCAATGGGTAGCGCCAGCGGGAGCGAAGCCATCTCTTACTTCCTGCAGGGCCTGGAGCAGTTGGATGCGATCGGATCGGGCGACTGGGAGTTCGTCAGCCAGTTGATGCATTTTTCCTGCACCCTGCAGGGAAAGGGGATTCCCGACGCCGACAGCCACACGCTCTCGAACATCTGCGAGCTGAACTTGGGGGAAGCCCACAAGTTCGATTGGGCCAGCTACGGGGCGGCCCTGGCCAAGGCATCGGGGGTAAAGGGCATCGCCCGTCTGGCCCGGTGGGAAGACCGCAATCGCATCTCACTCAACTACACGCTGCTGCCGTACCTGAAGGCGCTGCTGGACAACCATCAGATCGATCCTGCGATCGCGTTGACTATGTTGCGCGTGTCCGACCCCGTCGAGCTGTGGTCCTGCGGCACCGAGCAGTTCGTCGAGGCGCTGGAGGCGCGCGGTGCCTCGCCGACCATCGTCACCGAGCTGATCGAACAGTACCAACACAACAATCCCTCGCCGTTCGGATCCAATGCCCCGCGCGCGCTGTCGCATTGGGCTTCGCGCGTGTTGGGCAAAGGGGCGGCGCACGCCGTCGGTCTGTCGGCGGCCGCGATGTCGATCGAGGCGACGACCCACGAGTACAACGAGCTCAACAACTGGCGGCCGCCGTCGCCCGGTGTCGACCCGCAGGAGCAACAGGCTGTCGCGGCGGCCGAGGCGGCCGCGGTCGACGCCTTGGCGCAGGACACCAACCCGCTGGACGAACTGTCCCTGGCCCGCGCCCTCGAGGCGCTAGAGGGCATTACTGGCTGGGGACGTCGCGACGTCAAGCTGTTGGAATTGCTGCGCGTCAGGGTCGCGTTCGCGGATTGGCCTCGGTATATCGAACTCATCGCGCGCCAGCCCTCGCTGGATCTTTACGCCAAGGCGCACGAACTTGAGGCCTGCCAAAAGGCCTGGTCGCCTGCGTCGGCGGCCGTGCCCAAAGCCCTCACTGCTGCCGCCGACTGGATCGTGCGGGAGAACGCGGATGAGTTCGTGTCCTCCGGACAGGTGTCGCCCTGGCAGCTCAAGCGAATCACCGAGCTCACCGGCGTAGATGCGCACGCGCTGACACTCGCCCTGCTGCAGGAGTATTCCCGGCCGGGCACCGACGTGCCAGCAGCGGTCTGGCTGAGTTTCGCGGCGGGCTTCAACGATACGTCCGCCGCCGGCGTCGGGCAGGCGGCGTTGACCCGATTGCTCGCCAGTGGAGCGGCGAAGCTCGCGGCGTTGGTGGAGGACGGGGCTTGGAACAAGCGGCTCTATCCGCCGGACGATTCGCTGCAGGTGGCCGCGGGTCTGATCTGGTTTGCCCTGGGTTCAGGGAACGCTGAGCGCCGTTGGATGGCCGCGCACAGCCTGCGCACCGCTGTGCGCTTGGGGCGCGCCGATGTGCTCGATGCCGTCGTGGCACGGTTCGATGAGCGCGACGCGGGCGCGTTCGGCGCACCCGAATTGCCCTTCTATTACCTGCACGCGCAGTTGTGGCTGCTGATCGCCTTAGCCCGCATCGCGCTGGAAGCGCCACAGGCCGTCGCTGCGCATCGCGCTTTCCTTGAGCGCACGGCCCTCGACACCGCCGATCCGCACGTGCTCCGGCAGCACTTCGCGAGGGCGGCACTGCTCGCTTGCCAAGACGCGGGGCAGCTGCGGTTGTCGTCGGTCCTGCGCAAGGCCTTGGAGCAGGTCAATCGATCTCCGTTCGCGCTGCAGGTCACCCGAGAGTACCACGGCGGGTCGTTCTACGAATCGCGCCCGGCTGACCGGCCGGCGCCCGAGCCGGAACTGCACTTTGATTACGACTTCGACAAGTCCGATGTGTCCGGGTTGAGCGCGCTGTTTGGTCGCACCAGGTGGGACACGCACGATGCGATGACGGCGTGGGTGCGGCAGCACGATCGCCGGATCACCCACATGCACGAGTCGGGCGGACGCTCCGGCCACCGCCGTGAGGGTCGGAGAGCGGTCACCGACCAGCATCATACCTACGGGGAGCAGCTGTGTTGGCATGCTCTGCACGCTGTGGCCGGACAGTTCCTGGCCCAGTATCCGATCACACGACGGCCCTACGACGACGGATGCCCGTGGCATGCGTGGATCCGGAGGCGGGTACTGACCCGCGACGATGGGCTGTGGCTCGCCGATGGCACCGAGTGGCAGCCGGTGGCCACCCGCGTCACCTTGCGGGAATTGGGCGAGGGCAGCGTGCGCATGACGGCCGATCCAGCGAAACTGCGCGCGTTGCTCGGGATCGACGCCGATGTCAGCGAGTGGTTGGTCATCGACGGCAATTGGTACTCGGTGGAAGGCATCGAAATCGAAGTTCGGTCCGCCCTCATCCCTTCCGCGCAATCCGATCAGGCCGCCATGGAGCTGGCACGGGAGGAACCCTTCCGGGCGTACCTTCCGTATGAACTCGAAGAGGACAACTTGCGACCGTCGCAACCTCTGTCCGTGCCGTGGATTGTGCAACCTCACGCCGAAGGCGGCATCGACGAGACAGATGCACTTGGAGTGATCGGCGCGGCCCAGCGTTCGCGCCCTTCGGCCGACATCATCGCCTTTGGGGCGCTGCAGCTGTTACCGCGCAGGCTTGTTGATGGGGATGTGAGCACGCTTGCTGATGGACTCTCCTTGGTGGCTCTATCGCCACACTGGGAGATGGGGAGGGGTTCGGGGAGGGGCGGCCCAGGGGTTGCGAAGGGAAGGCGGCCGACCCTCATGAGGGAGGGCACGGGATAG
- the ltrA gene encoding group II intron reverse transcriptase/maturase produces MSPGLLKVVERAKQDPKAQFTSLAHLLDAGALTRAFHRLRKNAAVGVEGITVEQYGSNLQANIQALHQRMKTGRYRHQPIRRVHIPKDKGKTRPIGISSVEDKIVQHALREVLEAIYEEDFLDCSYGFRPGRSAHDALRAIDPVVTKGEVNWVLEADIQSYFDSVARTMLIEMLRRRVADRSLLRLVGKCLHVGVLDGEEYSEPEDGTAQGSILSPLLGNIYLHHVLDLWFEEEVRPRLRGKAHLVRYADDFVMGFERQDDARRVMGVLGRRMKKYGLTLHPEMTRLLPFGRPKLGQQEGKGPATFDFLGFTLYWSRGRRGSWRLTLKTRTARLRRAVQAAYDFCWRHRHESIAEQHAGLCRRIQGHFNYFGVNGNMRALQLLVKRTERAWHKWLNRRSQRSRLNWKRFADLLKDFPLPRPVIRVRTWGVTP; encoded by the coding sequence ATGTCACCGGGACTTTTGAAGGTAGTGGAGAGAGCAAAGCAAGACCCGAAGGCACAGTTCACTTCGCTGGCGCACCTGCTGGATGCGGGGGCGCTGACGCGAGCGTTCCACCGGCTCAGGAAGAACGCGGCGGTGGGCGTGGAGGGCATCACGGTGGAGCAGTATGGGTCGAATCTGCAAGCCAACATCCAGGCGCTGCATCAGCGGATGAAGACGGGCAGGTATCGACATCAGCCCATCCGTCGGGTGCACATACCGAAGGACAAGGGCAAGACTCGACCGATTGGAATCTCGTCCGTCGAGGACAAGATTGTGCAGCACGCGCTGCGCGAGGTGCTGGAGGCAATATACGAGGAGGACTTCCTGGACTGCTCGTATGGTTTCCGGCCCGGACGAAGCGCCCATGATGCGCTGAGGGCCATTGACCCGGTCGTGACAAAAGGGGAGGTGAATTGGGTTCTGGAGGCGGACATCCAGTCCTACTTCGATAGCGTGGCTCGCACCATGCTGATTGAGATGCTCCGGAGACGGGTGGCTGACCGGTCGCTGTTGAGGCTGGTCGGAAAGTGTCTGCACGTGGGGGTTCTGGACGGCGAGGAATATTCCGAGCCGGAGGACGGGACAGCACAGGGCTCGATTCTCTCACCGCTGCTCGGAAACATCTATCTGCACCACGTGCTCGACCTGTGGTTCGAGGAAGAGGTCCGGCCGAGGCTCAGGGGCAAAGCGCACCTGGTCCGCTATGCCGACGATTTCGTCATGGGTTTCGAGCGACAGGACGATGCAAGGCGCGTGATGGGGGTGCTCGGGCGACGGATGAAGAAGTACGGCCTCACGCTGCACCCGGAGATGACCCGCTTGCTGCCCTTTGGACGCCCGAAATTGGGGCAACAGGAGGGCAAGGGTCCAGCGACCTTCGACTTTCTCGGCTTCACGCTGTACTGGAGCCGAGGAAGGAGGGGAAGCTGGAGGCTGACCCTGAAGACACGCACGGCGAGGCTGCGGCGGGCAGTACAAGCCGCCTACGACTTCTGTTGGCGCCACCGACATGAGTCGATTGCAGAGCAACACGCTGGGCTCTGTCGACGCATCCAGGGGCATTTCAATTACTTTGGCGTGAACGGCAATATGAGGGCCTTGCAACTGCTCGTCAAAAGGACGGAGCGGGCGTGGCACAAATGGCTGAACCGCCGAAGTCAGCGCTCGCGGCTCAACTGGAAGCGGTTTGCGGACCTGCTGAAGGATTTTCCGCTCCCGCGCCCCGTCATCCGGGTGCGCACCTGGGGTGTCACTCCATAA
- a CDS encoding transposase has product MCPSCNAKRAQVTAAHLVERVLPHVPYRQWTLSFPHRVRWVLLKDAGLLSDVLTVFLRAVFALQRRRARRQGIRRGQAGAVSFIQFFGSALQVTPHFHSLVPDGVFVPREGGVRFEALPPPTQGEVEQLLRVVRHRVLRLLEKRGALPAQGPEDALQAYQAHSQQQRLRWTEVDVRPPPRKQPRCALLEGFSLHANTHLHANDRQGLERLCRYGARGALALERLSRMEDGRIAYRMKRPLPDGTTHLLFTGLELLRRVASLVPPPRANLTRL; this is encoded by the coding sequence GTGTGCCCGTCCTGCAATGCGAAGCGGGCGCAGGTGACGGCGGCGCACCTGGTGGAGCGGGTGCTGCCGCACGTGCCTTATCGACAGTGGACGCTGTCCTTTCCGCACCGGGTGCGGTGGGTACTCCTCAAGGACGCGGGACTGCTCTCGGACGTCCTCACAGTCTTCCTGCGCGCGGTGTTCGCCCTACAGCGTCGGCGAGCGCGGAGGCAGGGTATCCGTCGTGGGCAGGCCGGGGCCGTGTCGTTCATCCAGTTCTTCGGCTCCGCCTTGCAGGTCACGCCGCACTTCCACTCGCTGGTGCCGGACGGCGTCTTCGTGCCGCGGGAGGGCGGCGTGCGCTTCGAGGCGTTGCCGCCACCCACGCAAGGTGAGGTGGAGCAGTTGCTGAGGGTGGTGCGTCATCGGGTGCTGCGCCTGCTGGAGAAAAGAGGAGCCCTGCCCGCGCAAGGGCCCGAGGACGCGCTGCAGGCGTACCAGGCGCACTCCCAACAGCAACGGCTGCGCTGGACGGAGGTGGACGTCCGGCCCCCTCCCCGAAAGCAGCCCCGGTGCGCCTTGCTGGAAGGCTTCTCCCTGCATGCCAATACGCACCTCCATGCCAACGACAGGCAGGGGCTGGAGCGGCTGTGCCGCTATGGGGCGCGTGGCGCGCTGGCGCTGGAGCGCCTGTCGCGAATGGAGGATGGCCGCATCGCCTACCGCATGAAGCGCCCGCTGCCGGACGGCACCACGCACCTGCTCTTCACCGGGCTGGAACTGTTACGGCGTGTAGCGTCCCTGGTACCTCCGCCTCGGGCAAACCTCACGAGGTTGTAG
- a CDS encoding DUF3696 domain-containing protein: MITKLQITGFKRFSSCALDFAALTVLTGLNGAGKTTILQALLLAREASTTGASTVPLNGPFGLELGSAEDILNLNTAVDTSEIELLASLDDGTDVRFLLDARDETLLHLPIKSRPERIPQALGGSNRAFTYLSAERLGPRDVLGASARPAEDLGVGVQGEFCAQVLALHGLKEKVSKGRLHPHRHEEADTFLKYQVEAWLSDIARPTEINTDWFPNTSVTALRFRVPGGEWVRAPNMGFGVSYSLPIVLAGLFTPVDGLLIVENPEAHLHPAGQSRMGTFLATLAGAGVQVLVETHSDHVLNGIRRAIGEHLVLGAEQALVHFFDVGSDGQPQTTPLRFTQTGNLSNWPRRFFDQYQIDVAALSRVRRGPPR; this comes from the coding sequence ATGATCACGAAGCTGCAGATCACTGGGTTCAAACGCTTCTCCTCGTGCGCGCTCGATTTCGCAGCCCTCACCGTCCTCACTGGGCTCAATGGAGCAGGGAAGACCACCATTCTCCAGGCCCTGCTCCTGGCAAGGGAGGCCAGTACCACCGGGGCGAGCACAGTACCGCTTAACGGTCCCTTCGGATTGGAACTGGGTAGCGCCGAAGACATTCTCAACCTCAACACGGCTGTCGACACCTCTGAAATCGAGCTTCTTGCGAGTTTGGATGATGGGACAGATGTCCGATTCCTCTTGGACGCTCGTGACGAAACGCTCCTGCACCTGCCTATCAAATCAAGGCCAGAGCGAATTCCTCAGGCACTCGGAGGCTCGAACCGGGCGTTCACCTACCTGTCCGCCGAGCGGCTTGGTCCTCGGGATGTCCTGGGCGCCAGCGCCCGGCCAGCCGAGGACCTTGGTGTCGGCGTCCAGGGGGAGTTCTGCGCCCAAGTGTTGGCTCTCCATGGACTGAAGGAGAAGGTCTCAAAAGGTCGGTTGCACCCCCACCGCCACGAGGAGGCCGATACCTTCCTCAAATACCAAGTAGAGGCTTGGCTGTCTGACATCGCTCGCCCTACTGAAATCAATACGGATTGGTTCCCCAACACCTCAGTCACCGCGCTGCGCTTTCGGGTTCCAGGCGGCGAGTGGGTGCGTGCGCCCAACATGGGCTTCGGCGTGAGTTACAGCCTCCCCATCGTTCTGGCAGGCCTATTCACGCCCGTGGACGGACTTCTAATTGTCGAGAACCCCGAAGCCCACCTGCACCCAGCGGGACAGTCTCGCATGGGTACATTTCTGGCAACTCTGGCCGGAGCGGGGGTTCAAGTCCTAGTGGAAACCCATAGTGACCACGTGCTCAATGGTATCCGCCGCGCTATCGGCGAGCATCTTGTTCTTGGTGCCGAACAAGCACTCGTCCATTTCTTCGACGTGGGGAGCGATGGACAGCCACAGACAACGCCCCTCCGATTTACCCAGACCGGCAACCTGAGTAACTGGCCGCGCAGGTTCTTCGACCAGTACCAGATCGACGTCGCCGCACTGTCTCGAGTGCGGCGAGGACCTCCGAGGTAA
- a CDS encoding DUF262 domain-containing protein, which translates to MADKTPKAPPEAPPEEPKEEFFENNATDVEVEDVGGRPTEAKPWDPSRIRISTKPFSLRQVVDMIQDGDIDLAPDFQRLFVWKPVQRSRLIESVLLGIPLPAFYFNQDGEGAMQVVDGVQRLTTIYSFVTQKEPLLDLEYLKSLEGQTFDKLDAALRRRFQQTQIFVNVIEPQTPDDVKFDVFRRINTGGSPLTAQEIRHCMSRKRSRDLLKNLTSLSSFHQATDGAFRYERRMADREVVLRFCAFRTLPDLNNYREFNSLDSFLLDFTRRVDGVHPSQQGISDSDLFKLSADFERAMRTAAVVFGNAAFRKYRLGASRRGPINRALFESWATALADYEPEQLRPHKETIFKAARKRMGDYDYNAAISQGTGDISKVKLRFQVARDILKEAAG; encoded by the coding sequence ATGGCCGACAAGACACCCAAGGCGCCGCCCGAGGCCCCCCCCGAGGAGCCCAAGGAGGAGTTCTTCGAGAACAACGCCACTGACGTCGAGGTGGAGGACGTCGGGGGGAGGCCGACGGAAGCAAAGCCATGGGATCCCTCCAGGATTCGGATCAGCACAAAGCCCTTCTCCCTCCGTCAGGTTGTGGACATGATCCAAGACGGCGACATCGATCTAGCGCCAGACTTCCAGCGCCTCTTTGTTTGGAAGCCGGTTCAACGGTCGCGGCTGATCGAGTCCGTACTGCTGGGTATCCCCCTACCCGCCTTCTACTTCAACCAAGATGGCGAAGGAGCCATGCAGGTGGTAGATGGAGTGCAGCGCCTCACCACAATCTACAGCTTCGTCACCCAAAAAGAGCCTCTCCTGGATCTTGAGTACCTCAAGAGCCTTGAGGGGCAAACTTTCGACAAGCTCGATGCGGCCCTTCGGCGACGCTTTCAGCAAACGCAAATTTTCGTCAATGTCATCGAGCCGCAGACGCCGGACGACGTCAAGTTCGATGTCTTCCGCCGGATCAATACAGGAGGCAGTCCTCTCACTGCACAGGAGATCCGGCACTGCATGAGCCGGAAGCGCTCTCGAGACCTGCTCAAGAACCTGACGAGCCTGTCCTCTTTCCATCAAGCGACGGACGGAGCTTTCCGCTACGAGCGGCGCATGGCGGACCGGGAAGTGGTCTTGCGGTTCTGCGCCTTCCGAACACTGCCGGACCTGAACAACTACCGCGAGTTCAACAGTTTGGACTCTTTCTTGCTCGACTTCACACGCCGAGTAGACGGGGTCCACCCCTCTCAACAGGGAATCTCCGATTCTGACCTCTTCAAGCTCTCCGCTGACTTTGAACGAGCGATGAGAACTGCAGCGGTAGTGTTCGGCAACGCCGCGTTCCGCAAGTATCGTCTTGGGGCAAGCCGTCGCGGCCCTATTAACAGGGCCTTGTTCGAGAGTTGGGCAACCGCGCTAGCAGATTATGAGCCCGAACAACTCAGGCCGCACAAGGAAACCATCTTCAAGGCCGCGCGCAAGAGGATGGGGGACTACGACTACAATGCCGCGATCAGCCAAGGGACTGGCGATATCTCCAAGGTCAAGCTGCGCTTCCAAGTGGCACGAGACATTCTAAAAGAGGCCGCCGGATGA